Within Candidatus Eisenbacteria bacterium, the genomic segment GCTCCTTGCCCCGCCCCCCGGCATCGAAGACACATGCGGCGTTTCTGTCGTATGAAGGCTACACGCGCCGCGCCAAGAGATAGATCCGCTTCTTACCCTCGCCGAGTAGGCGGATCGACTCGACCGGCGGGAGAAAGCGCGTGCTCCGCTGGATCCGCTCTCGGGCGGCACGAGCGCTCTCCGGACCTTTGAAGAAGAGCGCCGCCCCCTCCGGACGAAGAAGGATCGCGAACGCTTCGATCGTCTCTTCGTCGGTCGCCACGCCGCGGCTCGCCACGATGTCGAACGATCCCGCGCGCGGCCCCGCGTCCTCTCCCCTCCCTTCCCACACATCGGTCCCGGCAAGACCGAGATCCGCGACCGCCCGCGACAAGAACGCGCACTTCTTCCGCCTCGACTCGAGAAGCGTGATCGCGAGGTCGGGCCGCACGATCGCCCACACGATCCCAACGAGCCCCGCGCCCGCTCCGTAATCCAGAACGCGGGCGCCGGGCGAGGGGGCGGCGACCTGTAGCCCGCCGAGCGAGTCGGCGATGTGCCGCTTCGCGATCCGCGGGGCGGTGAGATCCGCGCGGGAGAGAAGGGAGAACTTCTCTCCGAACTTGAGGACTAAAGAAACATAGCTCGCGAGACGCTCCGGCGCCCCGTCCGGCGCATGGAGACCCTCTCGGCGGGCGCGGGCCACGACTCGTTCGATGTGGTTCTTCATCCGTTCGCCGAGCGCGCCCGCTCCCTCCGGTCGAGGTGCACGACGAGAAGCGCGAGATCCGCGGGAGAGACCCCGTCGATTCTCGACGCGACCCCCACCGTTTCCGGACGGAAGCGAAGGAGCTTCTCCCGCCCCTCGCGCGAGAGGCCGCGGATCGTCTCGTGATCGAAAGCTTCGGGAATCGGCCGCCCCTCCATCGAGGCGAGGCGCTCCGCCTCGCGGGTCTGGCGCGCGACGTAGCCGGCATACTTCACGCGCGTTTCGACCTCGCGCCGGACCGCCTCCGGCGGCACCGGCTCCCCGTTTCGAAAGGCGAGAAGATCCTCATAGCGCACCTCGGGGCGGCGAAGAAGGCCGGCGAGCGTGGTCGGCCCCGACGCCGGCCTCATCCCCGCCTCGACGAGCGCTCGGCTTCCCCCCTCGGGCGTCACCGGAATGCTTTCGAGATAAACAATCTCGCGCGCCGCCGCCCGGTCTCTTTCCTCGGCGAGGCGAAGCACCCGCTCGGGGAGAAGCCCGAGGCGGACGCCGAGTGGAGCGAGACGAATGTCCGCCGTGTCGTGGCGAAGAAGAAGCCGATGCTCCGCGCGCGAGGTGAAGAGGCGGTACGGTTCCTCCGGCTCGCGCGTGATGAGGTCGTCGATCAGAACGCCGATGTACGCCTCCCCGCGCCCGAAGCAGATCGGCTCCCGGCCATCCATGCCGAGCGCCGCGTTGATGCCGGCCACGAGCCCTTGCGCCGCCGCCTCCTCGTAGCCGGAGGTGCCGTTCACTTGACCCGCGAAGTAAAGTCCCCGCACCCGCCGCGTCTCGAGCGATCGGCGGATCTGATCGGTCGGGAAGAAATCGTACTCCACCGCGTAGCCCGGATGGACCATCTCTGCGTCCTCGAGCCCGGGAATCGTCCGGAGCAACGCGCGCTGCGTCTCCTCGGGGAGGCTCGTCGAGATCCCGTTCGGATAGACGAGATCCTCGGCGCCGCCCTCCGCCTCGAGGAAGATCTTGTGCGACGAGTGGTGCCCGAAGCGGACGACCTTGTCCTCGATCGATGGACAATAACGCGGACCGGCGCCCTGAATCTTTCCTGTATAAAGAGGCGAGCGGTCAAGCGACGCGCGGATGACGCGGTGGGTCTCTTCGTTCGTATCGGTGGTCCAGCAGGAAACCTGATTTCGCTCGATGCGTTGGGTCCGAAAGGAGAAGGGCCGCGGCGGATCGTCCGGCCTCTGCTCGCAGGTTCGCTCGTAGCGAATCGTCGAGCCTCGAAGGCGGGGCGGCGTTCCGGTCTTGAGGCGCGCCGTGCGAAACCCGAGCGCGCGCATCCGCTCGGCGAGACGCTCCGCCGCCGGCTCGCCGCGGCGCCCCCCGGGGATGCAGCGCTCCCCCACGTACATGCACGCGGAGAGGAAAGTCCCCGCGGCGAGCACGACCGCGCGCGCGCGAAACGTCCGTCCGGAGGCGTCGACCGCCCCCGCAACATGTCCCCTCTCGACGAGAAGGTCCGCCGCTTCCCCTTCCTCGATCGCGAGGTTCGGCCGGCCCTCCAGCACGTCCCGCATGTAGGCCGAGTAGGCATCGCGATCCGCCTGCGCGCGCGGCGCCCGCACAGCCGGCCCGCGGCTTGCGTTCAACACGCGAAAGTGGATCCCGGTCGCGTCGATCGCGAGGCCCATCTCCCCGCCGAGCGCGTCGATCTCGCGGACGAGCTGTCCCTTCGCGAGCCCTCCGATCGCCGGGTTGCACGACATCCGCGCCGGCGCGCAACGATCGTGCGTGAGCAAGAGGACGGAGCATCCCATTCGAGCGGCCGCGAGCGCCGCCTCGCATCCCGCGTGCCCCCCTCCGATCACGAGAACGTCGCATCCGCGCACGGC encodes:
- a CDS encoding 16S rRNA (guanine(527)-N(7))-methyltransferase RsmG, with protein sequence MKNHIERVVARARREGLHAPDGAPERLASYVSLVLKFGEKFSLLSRADLTAPRIAKRHIADSLGGLQVAAPSPGARVLDYGAGAGLVGIVWAIVRPDLAITLLESRRKKCAFLSRAVADLGLAGTDVWEGRGEDAGPRAGSFDIVASRGVATDEETIEAFAILLRPEGAALFFKGPESARAARERIQRSTRFLPPVESIRLLGEGKKRIYLLARRV
- the mnmG gene encoding tRNA uridine-5-carboxymethylaminomethyl(34) synthesis enzyme MnmG — protein: MRGCDVLVIGGGHAGCEAALAAARMGCSVLLLTHDRCAPARMSCNPAIGGLAKGQLVREIDALGGEMGLAIDATGIHFRVLNASRGPAVRAPRAQADRDAYSAYMRDVLEGRPNLAIEEGEAADLLVERGHVAGAVDASGRTFRARAVVLAAGTFLSACMYVGERCIPGGRRGEPAAERLAERMRALGFRTARLKTGTPPRLRGSTIRYERTCEQRPDDPPRPFSFRTQRIERNQVSCWTTDTNEETHRVIRASLDRSPLYTGKIQGAGPRYCPSIEDKVVRFGHHSSHKIFLEAEGGAEDLVYPNGISTSLPEETQRALLRTIPGLEDAEMVHPGYAVEYDFFPTDQIRRSLETRRVRGLYFAGQVNGTSGYEEAAAQGLVAGINAALGMDGREPICFGRGEAYIGVLIDDLITREPEEPYRLFTSRAEHRLLLRHDTADIRLAPLGVRLGLLPERVLRLAEERDRAAAREIVYLESIPVTPEGGSRALVEAGMRPASGPTTLAGLLRRPEVRYEDLLAFRNGEPVPPEAVRREVETRVKYAGYVARQTREAERLASMEGRPIPEAFDHETIRGLSREGREKLLRFRPETVGVASRIDGVSPADLALLVVHLDRRERARSANG